From Gemmatimonas sp., the proteins below share one genomic window:
- a CDS encoding type II toxin-antitoxin system VapC family toxin, which translates to MTDLVQPLLLDTVAFIFWHADSPRLSPLARCAMLEAPQRTVYVSAASAFEIATKVRLGKLTVPPAMLNDFAYVVEADGFRLLDVDAASAIRAGQLESAHRDPFDRLIGAQALAIKGAVVTNDAAFADLGVDVFW; encoded by the coding sequence ATGACCGATCTCGTTCAGCCGCTGCTGCTCGACACGGTCGCGTTCATCTTCTGGCACGCCGATAGCCCGCGCCTGTCACCATTGGCCCGTTGCGCAATGCTGGAGGCACCACAGCGCACGGTGTACGTGAGCGCCGCCAGCGCCTTCGAGATCGCGACCAAGGTGCGGCTCGGGAAACTGACCGTCCCTCCGGCCATGCTCAACGACTTTGCGTACGTCGTTGAAGCGGATGGCTTTCGATTGCTCGACGTCGACGCAGCGTCGGCGATTCGCGCGGGGCAACTCGAGAGCGCGCATCGCGATCCCTTCGATCGCCTGATCGGCGCCCAGGCACTCGCGATCAAGGGAGCCGTCGTGACCAACGACGCTGCCTTCGCCGACCTCGGCGTCGACGTGTTTTGGTAG